One window from the genome of Andrena cerasifolii isolate SP2316 chromosome 3, iyAndCera1_principal, whole genome shotgun sequence encodes:
- the LOC143367212 gene encoding uncharacterized protein LOC143367212 — MSGTRRDSNHQNNDSENFIEYNDSVNDIENTKDTEEHNDKSLEDGRKLLKCLSLENIEREIPRGQGSILSIRCHKCILNGGMGWTHINKFFACLNIPCFNYNTCKVYEKEVGKAAEQVAKKSCEDAAAVERMLTIQNVTSIEKSLPENFQSDFLIPHKQITENSIRLMTLYEL; from the exons AATAATGACTCGGAAAATTTTATCGAGTACAATGACTCtgtaaatgatatcgaaaacaCCAAAGATACAGAGGAGCATAATGATAAGTCTCTGGAAGATGGACGAAAATTGTTGA AATGCCTGTCACTGGAAAACATCGAACGCGAAATACCACGAGGACAGGGCTCAATTTTGAGTATACGATGCCACAAGT GTATCCTGAATGGTGGCATGGGCTGGActcatattaataaatttttcgcGTGTCTAAACATCCCTTGCTTCAACTATAACACTTGCAAAGTTTACGAGAAAGAAGTCGGGAAAGCAGCAGAACAAGTGGCAAAAAAAAGTTGTGAAGACGCAGCAGCTGTAGAACGAATGCTGACTATTCAAAATGTAACCTCCATTGAAAAATCATT ACCCGAAAACTTCCAGTCTGATTTCCTCATTCCACATAAACAAATCACTGAAAATTCCATTCGTTTAATGACGTTGTACGAATTATAA